In bacterium, the DNA window CGATCCGACGCGTCAGCCGGGCTTAAAAATCGCTCTGGCTTATGAATCGCCAGGGACAGTCCCTATATTTGTACTCAACCCTGAAGGGGTTGAATTCTAAAGCCAGGGTGTGAACCCCTGGAACCAGACCCGGAATGGAAAAGGGGAAACGAGGCCGGAGAGAGCGAGTGAGGCCGGTTGTCATTTTTCGCGCTCCATGGCCACACCGAGTTTATCTGGGACCGTGAACCCGGGGTTTCACCCCGGGCTGAGGAGTGGCACCCGCTTCGGGGTGCGTGCGGTCGTCCAGGGACGGTCCCGGTTCTTCGGGTCGAGTCGAACTCAATAGGGACACACAAGTAGTTTCCATTTCTTTAAAATGACGATCTGAAGCGCTTCAGATGAAAAAAAGCATTGGAATGCGTTCGTGACAAATCTTATTTCGGCCTGATCTGGGAGAATGCATTCGCCGGGGACGTCGAATGCCACCTTGGCGGATGATGTCGAGCGCGAAGCACAGGTGGCAGCCGGCGTTACTACTCTTCGAAGTAGCGGACCTTCGCTACGTAGTAGAGTCCCTGCCGGCTGATGGGATTCCTTAAATTTCTCGCATACAAAACAGGCTTTCGTTATTCTATGTGACATGACAAAGCGGCAATTCTATGACTGGCAGACAGCTGGGGGCGCTGATGATGTGATGCGGATGGTGGACGCCCTTGAGCGTGCTGAAGTATCCTGGTGCGCGATAGGCGGAGTGGCGGTCAATCATTGGGCTGCGGAGCCCATGGTTACCCGTGATGTGGACTTTGTAGTGGCTGCGGAAAATCTTGCACGTGCTGAACAGGTGCTGTGTGAGGCGGGGTTTACTGCTGAGCGGCACGAATGGTCAGTCAATTTCGTGGGGAAATCAAGTGTCAGCTTGCAACTGACGACAGAGCCAACCTACCGGGATTTTCCGGCTCGCGCTGTGGCGGCCGATGTCCATGGGATTCTCCTGCGTGTGGCGAGTCTGCAAGACACGATGGCTGGCAAATTGATGGCATATTCTGATTCAGCACGCCGCCAGAGCAAGCGGATAAAGGATTTCGCTGATATCGTCCGGTTAGTTGAGTCACATCCGGAATTGCGCGCTTCACTTCCCCTCGATCTTCAGCGCCAGATTGAGCCATAGCTCCATATGAGAAACTCCATGGGGACACACAAATAGTTCCCATTTCCTTGAAATTTAGGCCTGATCTGGGCGAAAGCATTCGCCGGGGACGTCGAATGCCACCTTGGCTGATGCGCCGGTGGTCGGGTTCGTTCAGGACGGGTCGCCTGGGCCAGTCCCTAATCAGATTCTTCCCAACCCTGAAAGGGTTGAATTCGAAAGCCAGGGGTGAAACCCCTGGAACGTGGGCAGGAGCAAACTGGAAACAAGGCCAGGGTGAGCGAGAGAGGCCGTCTGTGGGGCGTAAGGGACAGTCCCTGTAGCGACTGCAGAATTACATGAGCGTGGCACGGTTCGCTGGAAAAAACGAAAGCGCTTTCGTTTTTTCGGGGTCGTTCATCAGGGACAGTCCCAGACCATCCGCATGTGGGAGGGGCGCTACGCGCCGCGACAGGCTCACAGAGGTGTCTGAGCCGGACAAGAATCGCCGCGCGTAGCGCGCCTCCCACAAAAACTCCAGGAAAACTCCAGGGGCAGGCTAATAACTCAATAGGGACACACAAATAGTTCCCATTTCCTTGAAATTTCGGCCTGATCTGGGCGAATGTATTCGCCGGGGACGTCGAATGCCACCTTGGCTGATGATAGTGAGCGTTGAACACTGGAGGCAACCGGCGTTACTACTCTTCGAAGTAGCGGACCTTCGCTACGTAGTAGAGTCCCTGCCGGCTGAATGCGAGCAACTAGTCGAGCCAAGCCCCAACCAGCGAAACGCCGTGGCTACTCCGAGAGTTCAATCACGCGGCCGGGTTTGGCGTTGTTGATGGCATCCAGGAGCCGTTCAATCAAGGGGAGGAGCGTTTCGTAGCAACTGTTCGGCGCATGAAGAACGATGACGCATAAGGAATCGGCGGGCAGGGCTTGCTGGTAGATCAGATTGGAGTCCATGGTGACAAAAACATCGAATTCACCCCGGATCAGGCTCAACAGTTCAGAGTCCTTCCTTCCTGCCCAGCCTTGCCGGGGCACGGTGGTGATGGTGTGTGAATGAAGATCTCTCGCCAAACGCCGGGGAAGGCATTCGTCCAGGATCACTTTCATGCGGGAACGGCTTCAAGCAAATCCTGTTTGGCCGCCTCCAGAACAGCGATCACCTGATTCCGTTTGACAGAGGGGAAGTCGTAAAGGAACAGATCAATGGAATCGCCAGCTTCAAGGCACGCGATCAGATTCTGCACCGGTACCCGGGTGCCCTCGAAAACAGGAGTGCCACCCAGAATAGCGGGATCGCTAACGACCGTCTGTTTTAAGTGATTCATGTCCCTATTATTGAAAGTTTCCGCAATTATTCAAGCTTTCAGATTATGTAGTTTGTCTGGGACAGTCCCTGTTTCGGCTTGATCTGGGCGCATGTATTCGCCGGGGACGTCGAATACCACCTTGGCGGATGATATTGAGCGTTGAACACTGGTGGCAGCCGGCGTTACTACCGGCTGAATGCGAGGAGTGTGTCAGCAAAGAGGCCGCCAGAATCAGGTTATATGGTCGATAAAAGGCCCGCGCCTACGTGTGCACGCGGGCCTTTTGCGTTCATCAGGGACAGTCCCTGACCATCCGCATGTGGGAGGGGCGCTACGCGCCGCGACAGGCTCACAGGGGTGTCTGAGCCGGACAAGAATCGCCGCGCGTAGCGCGCCTCCCACAAAAAACTCCAGAGACAGAACTCAATAGGGACACACAAATAGTTCCCATTTCCTCGAAATTTAGGCCTGGTCTGGGCGAATGCATTCGCCGGGGACGTCGAATACCACCTTGGCGGATGATAGTGAGCGTTGAACACTGGTGGCAGCCGGCGTTACTAATCTTCGAAGTAGCGGACCTTCGCTATGTAGTAGAGTCCCTGCCATGGTCCGCCGTAGGGGCATGGAGGCGGATCTGTCAGCGCCGGCAGGTAGGGGCCCAAGAATGAGATTCAAACATCGATTAACAGGATACACAGGATAACCCTGAACCCAATATTTGATCCGCACCTTATCCTGTACATCCTGTTAATCGATGTGAAGTGAACTCTGTTCAAGAGGCTTGGAGGGCCTCCAGAACTGCCTGCGGTTGCTTTTCGACGACGCATAGAAGCGCTCGTGCCGGACCATCCGGGACGCGGCGGCCTTGTTCCCAATTTTGAAGCGTGGCCTTGCTCACACCGATCATCATGGCGAACTGACTCTGGGATATATGAAGTCCACTACGGATTCGCTTCACATCCACCGGATTGAATTGCCGCACACGGCTGGGGGATAACTGCCCTTTCCGAATTCTTCCTGCTTCCGAAAGGCTCTCTGTTAAATCTTTGAATAATTTTTTTTTCATTGTGACAACTTGCTGACGAGTCCGCGCAGGAGGGTCAGCTCCCTTGCAGATAAATCGTCCTTCTGATTCTTGCCATAGGCCAACAGCATATAAATCTCATTCTGGCCAACGAGCCAGTAGTAAATGACGCGGATTCCTCCACGCTTTCCGCGGGCGGCCGTTCGCCAGCGCACTTTTCTCAAGCCCCCGCTATTCCGAATAATGTCGCCCGCTCCGGGATTTAAAATCAACGCCTGCTGGAGTCCCAGATAATCATCATCGGGCAACAGCGCAATGATCTGCTTTGTGAAGAACGACGTTTCCAGAAAAACGATCCCTTTACTATACGCCATTGGCTTACCTCGTCAACTCTTTAAATTCGTGATTATTAATATGGTCAAGTATAGTATATGTATTAGATGTGTCAGTTCTAATTTTATGAAATTATAGCGGGGAGTTCACCTGGGACAGTCGCTGATCTGGGCGAATGCCACCTTGGAGGGAATTGGGTGCGAAGCACTGGTGGCAACCGGCGTTACTACTCTTCGAAGTAGCGGACCTTCGCTACGTAGTAGAGTCCCGGCCGGCTGATGCGCGTAGCAAAGGCGTATTACGATTTGAGGCACCACTTCGCCTCAATGGTGTCAGCCGTCAGATCGGCGCCGCACGCCCATTCGACAAAATAGCCTCTGCTCGAGACCTTTATGAATTCGTTCAGATCACGTAGAGCTTCAAATGCCTCATATTTTAAATAAGGGGCGAGGTCAAATGTTCCCGTGCGCCCATCTTCCGCAGAGATGGTCAATATCCAATTAGATTCCGGCTGAATTTTTGAAATAATCATTGGTCCAGCCCTTTGTAACTCAATAGGGACACACAAGTAGTTCCCATTTCCTTGAAATGCCGATCTGAAACGGTTCAGATTATAAAAAAGCATTGGGATGCGTTCGTGACACTCCTTGATTTTCGCTTAGGTGTATAAGAGAACGCCTTAAATCGAAAGATCAGGGGGGGGGGATTCACCAGTCCACAACAACGTCCTGGGTTTTATAATCAATTGCCCAGGCGAAATGTGTCAAAAAATCGGAAGCGCCAAGAATCACGGGTGGGTTCAAATCCGAACAGTCTATGAGCGATCCTCGAAAAGTCCGTACGGTTGCGCCACCTGTGGCCGAGAGGAGTTCGACATCGAATGTATGACGGTAAACGGTCATGTCTTTGCCCTCGATGCCTTTTGTGATGCGGTCTTTGACGCCTTGGCCCTTGAGGTCATGCCCCAATAGCGTGACGAGGCTGGCGGGCAATAGCGAGGCATCAGCGCCGGTGTCCACAAGGCCATAGACGGAAACAGTTTGGCCAGTTGAAGGGTTTGAGAATCGAATCGGAAGATAGATTCGCCAGGGAGGTGTTTTCAGCCCCTTCTGATACTCGATGCGATAAAAGGGGTACGCGCGAGATTCCATAAATTCAGTAGACATACCGTCCATCTGCATGTGGAACAAACATAATTACAGGCTCTACTGCGCCTGCTTTTCTTGCGCGTTGGAGCACGGACTTCAACTGGCGTCCATGGGCGACTACCCGTCTATCTCGGATCGAGTGGGTTGCAACAATGCCGCTGGAGCACCCTTTGGGAAGTTTGATCGTTACGGTTGACATAAAATAAGGATGCCATCTGAGGTGTTGTGAGTCAAGATGATCCCCATGTAAATCACCGTTCACCAGGGACAGTCCCTGACCATCCGT includes these proteins:
- a CDS encoding nucleotidyl transferase AbiEii/AbiGii toxin family protein, translated to MTKRQFYDWQTAGGADDVMRMVDALERAEVSWCAIGGVAVNHWAAEPMVTRDVDFVVAAENLARAEQVLCEAGFTAERHEWSVNFVGKSSVSLQLTTEPTYRDFPARAVAADVHGILLRVASLQDTMAGKLMAYSDSARRQSKRIKDFADIVRLVESHPELRASLPLDLQRQIEP
- a CDS encoding DUF5615 family PIN-like protein, producing MKVILDECLPRRLARDLHSHTITTVPRQGWAGRKDSELLSLIRGEFDVFVTMDSNLIYQQALPADSLCVIVLHAPNSCYETLLPLIERLLDAINNAKPGRVIELSE
- a CDS encoding DUF433 domain-containing protein; amino-acid sequence: MNHLKQTVVSDPAILGGTPVFEGTRVPVQNLIACLEAGDSIDLFLYDFPSVKRNQVIAVLEAAKQDLLEAVPA
- the nadS gene encoding NadS family protein yields the protein MKKKLFKDLTESLSEAGRIRKGQLSPSRVRQFNPVDVKRIRSGLHISQSQFAMMIGVSKATLQNWEQGRRVPDGPARALLCVVEKQPQAVLEALQAS
- a CDS encoding DUF2442 domain-containing protein, with translation MIISKIQPESNWILTISAEDGRTGTFDLAPYLKYEAFEALRDLNEFIKVSSRGYFVEWACGADLTADTIEAKWCLKS